The window GCGAGGTTGAGATGGTCGTTGAGCGTCTGGCTTCCATGACTGACGGCGAGCGTATCGGTGCGGCGAGCCTGATGTCGCTGCTTGGCGGCGAAGGTGCAGGCACCGGAAGAAAGGGTGGGGCGACTGGAGCCGCTTCGCTGAAAGATATGGAGCGCAAGGAAGTGCTGAGCGCGCTGCGCCGGACGGGCTGGGTTCAGTACAGGGCGGCGGAAGAGCTTGGACTCACCCCGCGCCAGATGGGATATCGCATCAGAAAGTTCGGGTTGGAGAATATGGTGGCTTCCGAGCGGGCGCGTGTTCGTTGAAATTGCGAAGCTGATGTTTTTGGTTTGTGCAATTAGGTGAGGTAGAACTGTATATTTGTCCTTTTTCCCCTTGCCGTGCATGAGGAAGGTGCGCTAAAGCCGCGCACGCATGCAGCAGGGGGAATGCAATGAAGGATAGAGCTGTGTTATTTGACTGGGGCGGAACCCTCATGACCTCCATGCCCTATTACATGGGGGCGGGAAGAGGTTGGTCCGCTGTTCCGGCCGTAGAGGGCGCGCTTGAGACAGTTCGGGCGCTTAGTGCCTCGTGGACCATTGGGCTCGCATCGAATGCGTCCGAATCCGATGAAGATGAAGTGCGGACAGCGTTGGACACTATCGGTCTCGGCTCGCTCATGGACAGGATATATACATACCGTCGGGTAGGCAGGCCGAAACCGTGGCCTGATTTCTGGCGCTACGTTCTCTCTGATCTCGGGTTGCAGCCTTCCCGCGTTGTCATGGTTGGTGACAACTACATGGATGACGTGTGGGGTGCCTCCAATGTCGGTATGCACGCTGTGTGGCTGAACCTTGATTCGGCTGATGTGCGCACAGGCGAACGCTACCGGACAATCCATTCTTTTGCGGAATTGCCCGGAGCGCTTTCCGAGATGGGCTTTGTATAACGCCCCGACATTGATAATGCATAAAAAAAGCCGGACATTGGTCCGGCTTTTTTTGTGTCATTTGGGCAGATGCTACACGATAGAGCCGAACGAGTGGATCACGTTCTTGCGGAAGGCGCGGGTTCGCCAGATCTCTTCAGCGCCGGCAGTGCTCAGGTCGCCGCGAACAGCGGAACGCAATTCGTCCTGCTGCGCAGGCGTTAGTTTGAGCAGCTTGATGTCGCCAAGCAGGGCAAGGGGATCGGAATAATCCTTGGGCATGGGAGTGTTCCCGTTGTCGTGATACAGGAAACTGATGGTTGCCTTGGGACTGGTCTTGAGGCGTTCGATAAAAGTAAGCATGGTCATTCTCCCTTCCGGAGCGTCTGGCTCCCGGCAATCGGACAATCTGGCCGACGTTTTAGCTGTCATTGTTGTTCAAGCGGCAAGCCGCTTCGGTGGGCGCGCAATAAGTCACAAATCCGCCCGCCGGTATTACCGTTCCCGTCATTTCAGCGCTCCTGCAGGACGCAGGCTGCCGTTTTTCCGGTACTCCAAGAAAAAACGACCCCTCATGCCGAGAGGCCGATTGCATTACGTAATCTGGCCTCATGGTACCATGGTTGCATGGTTCGGCTTTGGCACCTTGCCTGGGGCAGGTTGCCGGACGGTCTCAGGGCCATTCCCTCGCGTCCTCGTCATGAGTGCTGTTGCTTGCTTGTAGGAAAATGATTTACAGTTGTCAACAAGGAAATTCGGAAAAAATTATATAGTAATTAATTTAGATGGTTATGGTTAAGAAAATCGATTTTAGTTGTCCTTTTAGGTACTACTTTTTACCATCTTGTTCACAAAAATGTAGTTGCTGCTAGTACTACTATCAAAATGGCTTTGCTGGTCATTCAGCAGGCAATAGGATAGGCAGAAGCCTGCATTGCATAATCCAGCAAGGAGCTTGTTGCCGATGGGCATTCTTACCGGGCGGCATCGCATGGGGACCGCCGCCCTCATCATGGCCGGCAGTGTGTTTCTGTCCCGCTTCATGGGATTGATCCGCGATAAATTCATATCCTACTATCACGGGGCTTCCGTGGAGTCGGACATATATTTCACCTCGTTCGTCATTCCGGATTTCCTGAATTATCTGCTTGCAGGAGGGTATTTTTCCATAACTCTGATTCCTCTGCTGGCTGAGTATTTTGAACGGGACGAGCGCGAAGGCTGGCAATTCCTTTCCGCCGTACTGTGTTGGGTGGCGTTGGTGGCTAGCCTGCTGACGGGGGCGGCGTGGATGGCAGCACCGTGGCTGTCGAAGCTTGCGGCTCCCGGTTTTGATACCGCCTCGCTTGAGCGCCTTGCATCCTTTCTTCGCATCATTCTGCCTGCGCAGGTGTTCTTTTTGATCGGAGCCTGCCTTTCCGGCGTGCTGTACATGCGCAGGCAGTTTTCCGTGCCCGCTTTGACGCCGCTCGTATACAACGCCTGCATCATTCTTGGCGGCTGGCTGATGATCGATTCCGGTATGGAAGGTTTTTGCTGGGGCGTGCTGGGCGGTGCGGCAGTAGGGAGCTTTCTGCTGCCATTGATGGCTGTGCGTTCCGGTGGCGGCATGCGGCTTTCTGTCTGCTTCAGACATGCCGGAGTGTGGCGTTTCATGCTGCTGGCGCTGCCCTTGATGATAGGGCAATCCATTGTGGTGCTGGATGAGCAGTTTGTGCGTATTTTTGGCTCCCTGACAGGCGACGGTGCCGTCAGTCTGCTCAACTATGCCCGGCGCATCATGCAGGTGCCCGTGGGCGTGGTGGCGCAGGCTGCGGGGGTTGCTTCCTATCCCTTCCTTGCCTCGCTGGTGGCGAAACGCGAGACGGCTCAGTTCAACAGCACGCTCAATACGGCACTCAGAAATACCATGCTGATCATCGTACCGCTTTCGGCATGGATGATCGCGGCTGCGGAGCCTACGCTCCGGCTTATTTTCCAGCAGGGCGGCTTTGGGGCCGAGCAGACGCTTGGTGCAACACCGCTGTTGCAGGTTATGCTGGCTGCTGTTGCCTTCTGGGGCATTCAGCAGATCATGGGGCGCGCCTTTTATGCGCACAAGGATACCGTAACCCCTGCTGTGGTCGGTACCGTGGCAACGGCTTTGGCGCTACCTGTGTACTGGTGGCTTGCCAACGTTCTGGGGGCGTTGGGGGTTGCGCTGGCTGGCTCCTGTTCCGTTGTGCTTTATACCGTGATGCTGTCTGCTGTGTGGCGGCGCAGGTTCGGGGGCGAAGCCTTTGCGGATGTGCCCATGGTGCTCGCCAAAGTGGTTGTGCTGAGTCTTCCGGCTGCCGTGTCTGGCTGGTGGACTGTGAGCAAGGTGGGCGGCTTCTTCCCGCAGGCCCCTCTGACGGGAGCCTTCATGGCCCTTGCTGCCAGCGGACTGCTCTTTTGCGTCGTGTACGCTGTCGTTGTCCGCTTGTTTGCCCCGTCCATGCTGTCGCCCGTTATGGAGATGGTACGGAGGAAGCTGCGGCGATAGGCGGCAGGGGTGTTGCAAACACATTTATACGAAAAAAAAACGCCTCCCGATCGGGAGGCGTTTTTGTGTATGTGTGCAACAGGCTTGCTACTGTTCCAGACCGCCCATATCGGGGCCGTCAAACATGGGGCCTGCACCTGCGGCTTCCCATTCCGCCTCAAGGGCGGTGAGCTTCTCGTCCAGCCAGTCATACATGGCCCGGGCCGTATTGTAGTTCATGACGACACGGGAATGGATATTGCGGATCACGACCTTGTGTTCGTTTTCCATGGGTACCATTTCATGGCCGATGCTTCCGTCCGGGGCGATGATCCGCTCTGACGTTGTGGGAAGCTTGTCGCTCTCCGTATAGAAATTCAGCTCAACTTCGCCGTGTGGATTCACGCCGCCCCAAACGCCGTGGGCGTATTCCAGTTTGGCGTCCTTTTCCATTTCGTATTCGTAGCGAATTCGCGCGGGGAGTTTGTATCCCTTGCTCATGTCGTCTCCTTTCTATGTGATTGCGGCAGTGGGCCGCTGAAGCTTGGCGGTTGTTGTGCGGCTGAATCAGGATGCGGTATCAAGCAGTCTTCCGGATGTCCTTTCCGGTGCCACCAGCGGGGTCTGCTGCGCAAGAGGGCCTGCGGAGGGCAGTTGGCCGGCTCTTGAACGGGCAATAAAACCGGCATCCCACTTCGCCTCGGCATCCGCAACCATATCGCCGATGATGATGGCGGTGTCGTCCATGAGCGTGGTGTATGGACGGCGGCTGAACGGCAGGCGCTTTATTCCCTCCATCCCCAGATTGAGCAGGGAGCGAATGATCAGGTCTTCAGAGTGCCTGATCCGTTCGGGGATGACGGGAGGAAGGGCCATGGTATCTGTCCTGTTGGAGTGACGGCGGATATGCCTGTGCCATACCCGTACAGGGCCATGTGCCGGTTGCATACCGGACAACCGTTCTCAACACATGATAGGGCAGGCAGGACGTGAAGTAAAGAGTATGTGAGATGCCGCATCCTGCGCTGCTGGGCGGCTGGTCTGCCGCGCTTGCGGCTTGACGTATGGGCTGGAATGCCGCAAAGTCTCCGCGTCTTCAACCATAAACTCAAGTCGGGGATTATATATGGCCGATTATACCAGTGAAGTAATGGAAGTACGACCGTATCTGGACATGGAGTTGCTCATGAGCGTGAGCCAGGAGTCTCGCGTTGATGGCAGCACCATGGACCACATGGGGCAGCTTTGGGAAAAGTGGACTCCCCATCTCTCCGCACGCAAGCTCAAAGTGGGCAAGATTCAGTATCTTGCCGTGTGGCTTGATGACGTTGTGGAAGCTGATGTGGATTCCATCTGGGATGAATCCCCTTCCAGTGCCTATCTTGCCGGTAGCCTTGCGCAGGTTATGGTGATGTGCGCAGTGAACCAGCTGCTGCCTGAAGTGCAGGATGCCGGATGTGCACCCGCGCCCAAACCCACTGACGGGCTGGTTGATGCCCTGGAAGCGGAAGGATGTCCCTATAACGAACAGGGAACCATGCTCGCCCGCAAGTTTGCTATCATTACGCACTACCCCTTCAAGGGCGCGTGTGAAATCTGTTATCTGCAGAAGGATTGTCCCAAGGGTTCCGGCAATCAGGACTCCGGTTCCATTGTTCTGCCCGGTTACGAGCGGGGCAAGGAATAGCCGGTTTTCGCCGCCGATTCCTTTTCAGACCCTTTTCAGATCCTTTTCAGATCATTCCGATCGTTCAACCCGGAGGTGCACCTGTGCTTCCGGGTTTTTTTGCAGCCAGTCTCCGGCGGCCACTGTGCTCAAGGCGCCTTCGGGGGTGTTGATGGACAGCGCCTCGTTTTCCGGATGCTCTTTCAGCAGCTTGGCGATGCGCCACGCCACCGAGGTCACTCCCCGCTCAAGAAAGGACTCTCCCTGTTCCTGCATGATGAGGTTGAACAGCAGTAACGTGATGGTTCCTTCCTCCGCCTGTGTGACGATTTCTGCCTTGCGGGTAATGTCTCCCCGCAGAGCCGCATACGGGCTGTTACGCCGCATGGCAATGCCGGCGGCACCGGGCAGGGCGGCTGCAAGCCCCATGCGTGCGCCGTCGTGTACTACTGCCGTATCAATGTCATCCACGGGCATGCCATCAAGAAAAACCGTTTGAATACGGTCTTCTACATATTCTCTCGGTATGCCGAACCCTTCTTCGAGCACCTGCCTTGCCGTTTTGTTTATCAGGGTGCGTACCTGAACACCGTGCTGGAGGATGTAGCTCCAGTGTCTGATCCCACAATCAGTCGTTCGTAAGAATAATTCGTTTTGAGTCATTTTGAGTTATTTTTGGTTTGAATGAGTTTGTATTGGGATTATTTATTACACAAGATTACTGTAACAGACGATATGTGAAATGCAATTATCTGTAGAACTGACTTTTGAAATAGTGTATAGTAACGTTACTTTGCTCTGTATATCATGTTTATCGTGGTAGCAAATACATACTACATTGAAGGTGTGGGCTGCACCTTCTCAACAAAGGGCTAGAGGTAAAACACATGTCCAAGATTCTCAGAATCAATACCAAGGATCGCTCCTATCGTTTCGAAGAACCCGGCCAGTATGCCGGTATGGGTGGCCGCGGACTTACGTCCCGTCTGGTGCTGAATGAAGTGCCCGCCGATATCCACGCCCTGAGCGGGGACAACAAGCTTGTTGCCGCCATCGGCCTTCTTTCCGGCACTGCTGCGGCGAACTCCGGTC is drawn from Desulfovibrio mangrovi and contains these coding sequences:
- the murJ gene encoding murein biosynthesis integral membrane protein MurJ translates to MGILTGRHRMGTAALIMAGSVFLSRFMGLIRDKFISYYHGASVESDIYFTSFVIPDFLNYLLAGGYFSITLIPLLAEYFERDEREGWQFLSAVLCWVALVASLLTGAAWMAAPWLSKLAAPGFDTASLERLASFLRIILPAQVFFLIGACLSGVLYMRRQFSVPALTPLVYNACIILGGWLMIDSGMEGFCWGVLGGAAVGSFLLPLMAVRSGGGMRLSVCFRHAGVWRFMLLALPLMIGQSIVVLDEQFVRIFGSLTGDGAVSLLNYARRIMQVPVGVVAQAAGVASYPFLASLVAKRETAQFNSTLNTALRNTMLIIVPLSAWMIAAAEPTLRLIFQQGGFGAEQTLGATPLLQVMLAAVAFWGIQQIMGRAFYAHKDTVTPAVVGTVATALALPVYWWLANVLGALGVALAGSCSVVLYTVMLSAVWRRRFGGEAFADVPMVLAKVVVLSLPAAVSGWWTVSKVGGFFPQAPLTGAFMALAASGLLFCVVYAVVVRLFAPSMLSPVMEMVRRKLRR
- a CDS encoding HAD family hydrolase; translated protein: MKDRAVLFDWGGTLMTSMPYYMGAGRGWSAVPAVEGALETVRALSASWTIGLASNASESDEDEVRTALDTIGLGSLMDRIYTYRRVGRPKPWPDFWRYVLSDLGLQPSRVVMVGDNYMDDVWGASNVGMHAVWLNLDSADVRTGERYRTIHSFAELPGALSEMGFV